AAATCGTTTTGTTGCGGTATTTATTGTCATTCTTACGAACGTAGAATAGCAACAATACATTTTCGTATGGGAAATTTGATCAGCGTTTTGTGGACGTTTTGAATTAAACCGAACACGATTACAAATCCTCTgagtataataaaaacgtgCAGtacatattgaataaaaatgtctttGGGCGGTTTTATCTGAATTATTGGGGCTGAATTATCGtacacaaaaactaaacaatattatcGTTAAGTTATTTGCTAAGTCTTTGAAGAGGAAGAGCAGTTTAACAAGTACAatgatataacattattagaCTGTCTTTGAGACGTCGTTCTGCTTCGTCGCACGTCGctgattttgtatattataagtacTTTATTCCTTTGGCACTTTGTATTAACCTAAACTACGATTGTCCGGTCGTAATTTAAGAAGAGTCTTTTCGACCAAAAGACATTTGATTTAGTACgcacattaatattttgattaaaaatgtattgtttaaaaagaattattaCATCAACAAGATATTATAGTCGACTTGATGTGacggagcagtgttggcctagtggtttcagcgtgcgactcccattcctgaggtcgtaggtttgatccctggctgtgcaccaatggactttctttctatatgcgcatttaacattcgctcgaacggtggagGAAAACGTCCTGaagaaaccgacttgccttagtacgcgtgcgtcaagcacagaaggctgatcacctacttatctattagattaacaaatgatcgtgaaacagatacagaaatatgaggcccagatcttaaaaggctgtagcgccattgatttttttcatgTGACGGAACCTTCTTTATGAGGAGGCCTTTTTCTTAGGCATTCAACAAGTCAATTATCATTATGTCAATTTAAACGCCAGATATTGACATTGACATacgctttttatatttttgttagtaacatattatatttattttaatgtacctGTGCCAGTGTATACTATGTAATTGTAAACAGAGATTAACTCGTCACGATATTATGGGCTATGATAGGGTTATGTCGTTAAAAACatagtacatatttaatattctgtaAGTCTCCAATTCATTTGTGTCTGTTTCACCACAACATTACTCTGTCACGGTTTTTAATCACTTCCCAAAACGTGTCGCAGCCTCCTGCTTGtgaattctaaaaaaacatattgtttGTGACTATACGTTTAAACATAACTCTAAAGGTTAACGGAAATAAGTATTGAACTATATTCCATGCTGAATATTTTCAGACAATGTTGAAAATAGGGGGTGGTGCGGTGCTGCTGGCGGCCATCGTGGCCGTGTTCGTAGTGGCCACGCAAGGCCGCGACCCAGACCTTGAGGCTTCCGAACAGGAAGGGAGAGAGTACATCATGCATCTAGACAAGATGGCTGGCATCAGGAAGAACCGTGCAGCGCTTGCCGAATGGGCTTACACATCTAATATTACTAAGGAGAACGAAGATAATCGGGTATAGCAATTTTGACCATAGTAAACCATAAAGCTTTAGCAGGGTTACTCTGTAAAAGGAATTTCTTTTCCAATTAGTGTCTCAATTGGAATTCACTGTatcaaagtttaaattttataattatgacgTTATTATGACTATTATCGCAACCTAGATGACACTGACATTCTATCCAAAACCCTGAGCAAGCTCTAAAATATgtagtacaaaaaataaagatagCGATGCGAGCGATTTCGATGGCTATATGAAATCGGGTCTTACATACTCTGGCGATTAAGTAACCTTGTTTGATGAAATCTCTTGTGATGATGATTTCTTAACAATGACGTTTGAAGGGACCTCGGAAATTAATGGCAAATTTGCCAAAGACCTATGTGTACTACTCTAATAATAACATAGAAGTTTTATCACAAAGCAAATagtaaaaattgcattttaaaatgtttttgagttaaaaatatatctatactgTTGTTATAAGGTCATCATTCGATACTAGATATTTTTCGTTATTTGCATTATCCGATTCTTATTCTTTCCGACTtctgatttgtttttattcaaagCCTTTAACCACGTAATGATTGCTTacattgattatattatttaaaaaatctgtgtTAATGTAGTACCACCTGAAAGGTGATGCAAGAAATAgcaagtaaattatatactcTTAATTTTCTctgtatctttatatatattgcataCAAAGTTTTAAAAGGTTACATTGCAATCCAGTCTATATTTAGAATGAATTTTTACGACCGCATCTTGTCGGTTAAAACTAGttggtataaaattaattaaaattacagataCAAGTTCAATTGGAAATATCACAACAAGAAAAACTGGCTTGGGAAGAAACTAAGATGTACAGATGGCAAGATTTCCAAGACTTCTCCTTACGTCGAATGTTCAAAAAGTACAGTCAACTTGGTGTAGCCGCGTTACCGAATGATAAATATAAGCAGCTCATGCTCTCCATATCAGGAATGGAGTCGAACTATGCCACGGCCAAGATCTGCGCGTATAAGAATGAAACAAAATGCGATCTATCTTTAGAACCTGGTAAGGCGTACCTCTGTGAGTTTATTACGTTTAAGCTTACGATTAAACTTCCTGAGACATAATTAAGACCTCTTGGATTTGTAAAAGCGTCAGTTTTGCTTTGTCTTTACGTCTATTTTGCAATGCACACACATTTAAAGTAATGTTGTATATGTCTCACTAGAATGATCTCCCTTAGCTTTTTCTTAGATGTATTGACAGACGCAGTTAAATGTAATGACATGAATTCAAATTTGGTATAGAAACTTTCTATTGTACCTTgcttatgttatgttttattacggCTGTGTCACTGATTATTTTTCAACCAGCAAATTGTTGATTATTTAAGTTTGGCTTTTCGTTGTTCTTCACTTTTTAATGTAACCCGTATTAATtgattgaaattatatattccaGATCTAACTGAAATCTTTGCAAAGAGCCAAGATCCCGAAGAATTGAAATACTACTGGGTTGAATGGCACAAGGCAGCCGGCGCACGAGCGCGTCAAAACTTCACCGAATACGTGCAGTTGGACAACGAGGCAGCTAAACTAAACAGTAAGAATTTGTTTACTCTAgattagatttaattttatgtctaGTTTACCACCGTTCATTGCTTTGTTCTAATGTAGTTGATATGTCATATATATACTTGAACTTCTTTGTCGATTCAATTTATGATTACGTGAGATTAATTAAGTAAGGTAAATTAGTACAGTAACGGTTTTTTAAGCTATTGTTtacttcagcgtgtgactttAGTTCTCAAAAAGGTCGCGAGGAAAAAGGCATAATCTTATACCTAAataagtcgacagcgtgtaaGATGCAGAAGGCTGagtacctacttgccttttagaaaaaacaaatgcttaCGAAACAAGATCTCGCAAAATTTTAGTGCCacggtttttttgtttatgtttgttGTTGTACTCtgtactataatatataacttcaGTACATAATATATCTATCATATATTCAAGATTTTGATGATGTCGCTGAATGGTGGCAATCTGAATACGAAGTACCAGACTTTGAACAGCAACTAGCCAAAATATGGGAAAACGTTAAACCGCTGTACCAACAGTTACACGCCTATGTAAGGAAACGGTTGAGAGACAAGTATGGTGAAGAAGTTGTATCAGCGAGAGGTCCTATACCCGCACATCTTTTAGGTAAGTCTTTATCTTATCTTCTATCAAGCCTTTATTCACTGACCGTACAACATAAATAACagatataattgtaaaagaaaataaaatgtttctttaGCAAATCAGCTTTATGGCCAGATTGTTTTCTCAAATAGGCCCCTACTTTTGACCACTCTTTCCGGGCTAGCTTGCCCCATCTCTTGTgcatttatctttattacttcgTATAATTcagtttcattttatttttcgaattgtttttttttatcattacgtTATACACCTCTTAAcccataaatcataatttataataacaaaatcttaAAGGGAAGATGTTCTTTAGGATTTCTTGTTACTACTACGGTTTATTACAATGTTAATGTTAGTCCATTTAGCTTTTtcgattattaaattttccaaaacaaactcaatttattaattcgATTCAGTAGTTCCAAAAATTTGTGTTTCagcattattttctaattgaaataaataagtgataTACAGCTGATTGCGTTTTAGAAAATTAGACCTGAATTCTTCCCTTCTCAGGTAACATGTGGGCGCAAACATGGAATAATATTGAGTCATTTACTCGGCCATACCCTGATAAAAAAGAAGTTGACATAACACAAGCCATGCAAGACCAGAACTACACATCGTTAAAGATGTTCCGTATGTCTGATGAGTTCTTTAGGTCCTTAAACCTTACTGCGATGCCCGAGAAATTCTGGAAAAACTCAATAATTGAAAAGCCAACTGATAGAGAAATTGTATGTCATGCGTCTGCTTGGGACTTCTATGATGGAGAGGATTTCAGGTATGTTGATAAAATCTCATATGAGctggtatatttttattcaaacgcTTCTTTAACagattgttttttattgataatgtaGATACTAATACAACCACATTTTCTTCTATCCTTATAAACTACGAGCATTAGCGGTCCTATGCTGAAACGGAAAGTATTCTATGTATATCTGTTATTGTGCAATagtagttaaattataaaattttaattgttatgtagaaattattacgTCAAGTAGTAAGTATTTATATGTCAAACGGAAGGGACTAGCTGCCcacgacacagggaatcctagttaTGGAGCTAATACTCTCTCTCTTTTTACCAAACAtcctttttattatgtgtaaaaaatatatttattttttcttttacgtAATAGTGGCgttcaaaattatttcaataatattaaattcatgcAAGATGTTAGCTTGGTTTTTTATCTACGGTGGTGgtgatttttatgttttcaaaatttttcCCGTAACATGTCTGGCTTTTAAAGGATCAAACAGTGTTCGACAATTGACTATGAGTATTTCCAAACAACACACCACGAAATGGGACACGTACAATACTTCCTACAATATAAAGATCAACCGGTCGTTTTCCGAGATGGAGCAAACCCaggtaattgtaatttattttgacagGATCAAAATGTGTACAGCCGTGAGCAAAGAGTATTTTAAAACCGTTCACCACGAAATGGGCCATGTACAATATTACTTGCAATATAAGGACATTCCGGTTGTGTTCAGGGGAGGTGCTAATCCAGGTGAAGTTGACGATTGCGTTGTAACTAATATTTCAACAAAACTTTCACGAAGAAATTATAGGTCATAGTTATTGTATGAATGTAAATAGAGTAtcatctttaaataaaaacctatagcatatattttttaacagaatCATCAAGATTTCATTGTTAATGCAAATAAAAGAATTGGTTAACAATAAATACCGTCCGATTTATTACTCCAAATATCACACCTCGGCACAATCCTCACACGCACGTACATAGGTTAGGTAGGCATATATTAGGGTAATAAAATTGCAAATCGTAATATCGCAGACATTGAATAACATATTTTCCGTTATAGGTTTCCACGAGGCGGTTGGGGACACAATTGCGCTATCTGTTTCATCACCCAAGCATTTACGTCGTGTTGGCTTGACCAGCGGTGATGCAGAAGATGAACAAACTGAAATCAATCAACTGTATAAAATGGTAGGCAATAcgaatatgtaaatatttttaatgtatttacaatttaaccaATGCCCGGGTAATGAATATGCCTGGTAAAAAATTATGATCTTAATTCTTAACGAaaaccttattttttatattttgtaaataaattgctatatttttacaatactgTATTAGTTTCatagacaaaattaaaacGGACGTTTTGTTTAATACTTTATCTTTCATAAAAAACACGTTTTGCGGTCATAGTCTACATCGaaatttaagttaagttttcatcaaataattaaaatatgttgtattATGGTCCCATAAGATAATAtacgaataaaattaaatgcagTTTAATTACAACTAATAACtcacacatttttaataataataataatttatttgcaagaatttggtacaaaaatgttatgtacaatttaataacattcgCATATTCTGCTACACCATGGCGTGCTAATTGGtcttaaaaggaattttaaatattttatgagtcatattattatagtcaattcttatatcaTTTTATCACATCATGATCaccttattaaaattgtattatcacattaatattaattatactgtttcacgcaaataatcttcaaatattatatattttccaaaATTAGGACATTAAACCGTTAtatcttttatgtttttggtaaatacattattgtaaAGCTTGATTGCTATACAAGAGGTGTTTTTCCTTGATTTGAATTTTACAAATTCCAGGGTATTGACAAAATAGTGTTCCTACCGTTTGCATACACATTGGACCTCTTTCGATACGGTGTGTTCCGCGGTGCCACCACTCCGGATGACTACAACTGCCATTATTGGAGGTTAAGGGAGGAACTGCAAGGTGTAGAGCCTCCTGTTACGAGGACAGAAGATGACTTTGATGCTGCTGCCAAGTACCATGTATCTGCGGATGTGGAATATGCCAGGTGACCTACAATTTTCTATATTGATCttcaaaacatattaaataaaataaacatttaaatttatcaaaaatcgTGGTATCAAAGaatatagtattgtattttgttaacatagcttttacacattaagaaaacactttttaaacggattgaagctatgtattaatattatacacttataattatttaaatttaaaattatgtaaataattataagtttaaaaagtgttttcttaatcaaagaatatttcaaaattgatCCCATCAGTAATATGGGCATCTAAACAATAACTAAAACCTATTGTTAGTAGcatacgaaaaaatatgtactatGTCGTGACTCATGTAAAAGTTTTGCGTTAAATACAAATCAATGGCGAAGTTTCAGGTCAGATTCTCACGCTGGACTCATATATATTGGattattcaaaacaaaaagttGTATACAGATACCATATACTGTCATTAATCAATATCTTTGTTTTAGATACTATGTATCATTCATCGTGCAGTTCCAGTTCCATCGTGCTTTATGTCAAATCGCAGGTGAATACGTTCCAGAAGATTTAACAAAGAAACTAGTCGATTGTGACATTTACCAAAGTGTTGCCGCTGGGAATGCATTATCGTAAGTAAACAACGTGTAAGGTGGTATCCCTGCGTATCGCTTCCACCGCTAAGCAGATACTATCATTAGACTGCCTTAAAAATCACTTTAGactaaaatactaatatatttcttattgtatttaaaaagcaattttATTGGAATGGATCAGGGGTGGAACTTCGTATATTATATGTTCCTCATAtcatataatttgatttaaaatatgtttaattaagttattacaaTCCGTTACTAAATTATCAACAATACTTTCATGTACCAGAAACATGCTGAAAATGGGATCATCACGTCCATGGCCAGATGCGATGGAGGCTTTGACAGGTCAACGCGCGATGCGAGCTGACGGACTATTGGAGTACTTCCGGCCATTACACGATTGGCTGCAGGCTGAGAACCAACGGACGGGAGAGTACATAGGATGGGAGTCTAGTAAAATACGTGAGTTCCCTTTATTCctaatcaaattttattaagtaatatttttttagataaatttttcctgttttatgttattaatacgCAAATACCTAAAAAGTACAATATACAGTACAACATTCGATGATATtagagattttaataataaaacaaaaaaaatatatttatgtaatttaatacccaaaacttatttatttaatacatctaCACTTTAATATGGCTTAATTTTAAGGCATTTTGATTATGTTAACATGTtcctgaaatatatttaattggttTCAGAATATTGTGGCGAAGAGCAGAAAGCAGCATTAAAAACAAAGGAGACGAAGACAGAAACTGCGCCGGAGTCGTGACGAACCAACTACTTGATGTACTTAAATtaggttaaattattttaggacGTCAGTATTGATATTATAcgattttaagtatatataaagcCTTTTTTTCCTACtaaacgttttaaaataaccctttgtttgttttatgagATGAGGTAaagaaaaactaatattatcaatagtattgtcttttgttgttgaaatagattttacacattaagaaaaacactttttgaacggattaatgCACTGAAAAGCATGCGAAACgtcggtaaaaaaattaaaatgtagaattatgtaaataattcataataatacatagttttaatccgttcaaaaagtgtttttcttaatattatcaatattttatgtctatattattttttctgaaatgtGATTGAAAAGTTTACTTTTGATTGTACCCAGATGGCGTTAtacatttaaactttaaagcaATATGATGCAGCTTTTCTGGGCGCATGCACCATGCCTTGTAACTAATTATGCTCATAGGCCATTTCTGCATTTGTTCAATTGGAATAGGTATTTCAGAAAGCCTGACAAAAAAGCACATATGTCTTCTAGGCTTGACAAGCTTTTGAGACTGCGAGACTGAGAGTATACGTTCATTGTGCTCAGAAAGACGTCAGACAGTCACTTTCAAATCATAAGAGTTGAGAATAGTAACCGTAAAGAGTAGCTAAGATAGACgttaaaatttgaaaaccacatccaaaattataaaagaaaaattaaaacttcaaATAAAGCCAAATTATTATACCAATGTAGTAAGAGGATTTGaagtagttttaaaaaaaatgttttataaaatagttgttTCCCTAAGCGAGagtgaataaaacaaaaagtcgaaaTCAAAATAGTGTCTCTTGCGAGGTAGAGACTACTTTTTATCACCggtataagaaaataaatacgaCGTAATAACAAGGACGCGGAAGGGAATGCTTGGGTGTTTTGGTAGAACGGTCATCCGTTGTTGTCCTTCTCATATGAATGAGAAGCGGTGATTTGGGTAGGCCATATCGTTCATACCTGGACCAAATCCAAGAGGTACTAAAAAAGGACAAGTTTAAAGTACCCATAACCGTCGAGTATGCATGAAGAAGTGGATGAAGAGAGAGGGGTATGTCAGGACCGTAGCAAGTGGAGATCCGTGGTCTCTGAATACCCCTTCGGGAAAAAGGCGCtctgatattaaaattaaaaattactttatttgactcaaaaaacattacattttgtacatacattctaaaggttgtaaacatacaataggcGACGAAACGTTgagatacaatattcattttagtTAACCTTAAACTTAATATACATCTATGAGCACTAGCGTTTAAACTAGGCCTAGCCTGTATCTTAAACGCTAGTTCCTTCCAGTGTCAATAGGAAATTGGTTAAgttgtttgttataaataaatatatgtaagaaAATAAGTGAATGCAACTCGTAAAGTggaattacttttaattcatTATCACTAGACAGACATCACTACATAGTAATATCTTGGGTTCGCTTCGCTTCGCTCTACggccttgacttgcgaacttgtaaatgtaaatttagaatcaatttaacatcttttatcgttcataagtgtacttgggtACCTATACgaatatagttattttgagttcaatgataaaaacatcttttgacgttcataagtgtgtTCGTTTCGACCTCTTTGGTGATAGttacaatttacatatatttaatttaatttttcctatTCAAATTCGATTTAATCCATTCCACTTTTTACTACTAGGAATTAAAACCACTTACATGTAAGCTACTAGCTTTTTTTCATGCAAACGACTTAAACGTTTAACTGTACAAATAatcaatttgtttaatttaattaattaacaagttAATTCAATACTGGAGCTCGGTGattgctttaattaaaaatctattatatagaAGCAAAGCCTTCAATATCTCGTTATTAAGACAGAACAAGAATGCGTAAATACGCGTGCAACTATGGTcaggatattttaaattaatttactagaCAGGTTTTATACCCGaggttgaaaataaatatgacattGTACTATTCATACAAAGTATAATGTATGAATAGTATAAGGATAATTCGCGTGAGAAGTGATGTAGTCAGGAATTAATAAGCCGATACGCAATTACTTTGAAATGGTTCTGTAGTTACTTTTATAAGAGGATAGTCCACCCATCAGTATAAGCCAATAGATTACAAATCTAATTATAATTCCCTTTCCGTGACTCGAAACAATTTAGACGTCACAATACCTTTAAGAAAGCACTTAGCAACAAGGCCAAGTggtttcaacgtgcgactgtcatccctAATGTCGCAGGCTGTGCAACAAtgttctttctatgtgcgcatattTTAACACACGCTCGTGTGATAAAGGAAAACCATGATGAAGAATCTGACATGCCTTAGACACATAGAAGGCAACGCCGTGTGTCAATAAGGCTGCTCGCCTACTTGACTATTAAGAACTATAATAGGATGAGGGTAGGGAGAAAACGAGAGGCACGGGCGGTGATTGCCGTGTTTTCGACACTTTAAAGACATAAATTGTA
This is a stretch of genomic DNA from Pieris brassicae chromosome 1, ilPieBrab1.1, whole genome shotgun sequence. It encodes these proteins:
- the LOC123715605 gene encoding angiotensin-converting enzyme-like isoform X1, with the protein product MSKIKTMLKIGGGAVLLAAIVAVFVVATQGRDPDLEASEQEGREYIMHLDKMAGIRKNRAALAEWAYTSNITKENEDNRIQVQLEISQQEKLAWEETKMYRWQDFQDFSLRRMFKKYSQLGVAALPNDKYKQLMLSISGMESNYATAKICAYKNETKCDLSLEPDLTEIFAKSQDPEELKYYWVEWHKAAGARARQNFTEYVQLDNEAAKLNNFDDVAEWWQSEYEVPDFEQQLAKIWENVKPLYQQLHAYVRKRLRDKYGEEVVSARGPIPAHLLGNMWAQTWNNIESFTRPYPDKKEVDITQAMQDQNYTSLKMFRMSDEFFRSLNLTAMPEKFWKNSIIEKPTDREIVCHASAWDFYDGEDFRIKMCTAVSKEYFKTVHHEMGHVQYYLQYKDIPVVFRGGANPGFHEAVGDTIALSVSSPKHLRRVGLTSGDAEDEQTEINQLYKMGIDKIVFLPFAYTLDLFRYGVFRGATTPDDYNCHYWRLREELQGVEPPVTRTEDDFDAAAKYHVSADVEYARYYVSFIVQFQFHRALCQIAGEYVPEDLTKKLVDCDIYQSVAAGNALSNMLKMGSSRPWPDAMEALTGQRAMRADGLLEYFRPLHDWLQAENQRTGEYIGWESSKIQYCGEEQKAALKTKETKTETAPES
- the LOC123715605 gene encoding angiotensin-converting enzyme-like isoform X2; the protein is MSKIKTMLKIGGGAVLLAAIVAVFVVATQGRDPDLEASEQEGREYIMHLDKMAGIRKNRAALAEWAYTSNITKENEDNRIQVQLEISQQEKLAWEETKMYRWQDFQDFSLRRMFKKYSQLGVAALPNDKYKQLMLSISGMESNYATAKICAYKNETKCDLSLEPDLTEIFAKSQDPEELKYYWVEWHKAAGARARQNFTEYVQLDNEAAKLNNFDDVAEWWQSEYEVPDFEQQLAKIWENVKPLYQQLHAYVRKRLRDKYGEEVVSARGPIPAHLLGNMWAQTWNNIESFTRPYPDKKEVDITQAMQDQNYTSLKMFRMSDEFFRSLNLTAMPEKFWKNSIIEKPTDREIVCHASAWDFYDGEDFRIKQCSTIDYEYFQTTHHEMGHVQYFLQYKDQPVVFRDGANPGFHEAVGDTIALSVSSPKHLRRVGLTSGDAEDEQTEINQLYKMGIDKIVFLPFAYTLDLFRYGVFRGATTPDDYNCHYWRLREELQGVEPPVTRTEDDFDAAAKYHVSADVEYARYYVSFIVQFQFHRALCQIAGEYVPEDLTKKLVDCDIYQSVAAGNALSNMLKMGSSRPWPDAMEALTGQRAMRADGLLEYFRPLHDWLQAENQRTGEYIGWESSKIQYCGEEQKAALKTKETKTETAPES
- the LOC123715605 gene encoding angiotensin-converting enzyme-like isoform X3; the protein is MLKIGGGAVLLAAIVAVFVVATQGRDPDLEASEQEGREYIMHLDKMAGIRKNRAALAEWAYTSNITKENEDNRIQVQLEISQQEKLAWEETKMYRWQDFQDFSLRRMFKKYSQLGVAALPNDKYKQLMLSISGMESNYATAKICAYKNETKCDLSLEPDLTEIFAKSQDPEELKYYWVEWHKAAGARARQNFTEYVQLDNEAAKLNNFDDVAEWWQSEYEVPDFEQQLAKIWENVKPLYQQLHAYVRKRLRDKYGEEVVSARGPIPAHLLGNMWAQTWNNIESFTRPYPDKKEVDITQAMQDQNYTSLKMFRMSDEFFRSLNLTAMPEKFWKNSIIEKPTDREIVCHASAWDFYDGEDFRIKMCTAVSKEYFKTVHHEMGHVQYYLQYKDIPVVFRGGANPGFHEAVGDTIALSVSSPKHLRRVGLTSGDAEDEQTEINQLYKMGIDKIVFLPFAYTLDLFRYGVFRGATTPDDYNCHYWRLREELQGVEPPVTRTEDDFDAAAKYHVSADVEYARYYVSFIVQFQFHRALCQIAGEYVPEDLTKKLVDCDIYQSVAAGNALSNMLKMGSSRPWPDAMEALTGQRAMRADGLLEYFRPLHDWLQAENQRTGEYIGWESSKIQYCGEEQKAALKTKETKTETAPES